GCCGCACGCGAGCGCGAGGCGTCCGCCGGTGGCAGCTCGAGCGGTGGCGGCAGCGGCAGTGGCGGCGGCAGCGGCAGTGGCGGGAGCGGCAGCGGTGGGAGCGGCGGCGGTGGTGGCGGCCAGGCCGCTCCACCGTCCTCGACGTCGTGGGGGTGGCCGGCGGCCTGTGGACGGGTGACCTCGCGGTACGGCTCGCGCTGGGGCCGCATGCACCAGGGCGTCGACATCGCCTGCACCAGCCAACTCGGTGGGAACCCGCCGATCTACGCCAGCCGCGGCGGGGTCGTCCACACCACCAACTGCGGCAGCGGCTATGGGCTGTGCGTCATGATCGACCACCTCGACGGCGACCTGTCGCTGTACGCCCACATGTCCAGCCTCGCCGTGGGTGCCGGTACCTCGGTCACCAAGGGGCAGGTCATCGGGCGGGAGGGTTCGACCGGCAACTCGACCGGTCCGCACCTGCACTTCGAGATCTGGAAGGGCGGGTCGCGCACCGATCCGTGCCCCTACATCGGCTGTTAGGCACGACGCGTCGGGCACGCTGGCACGACCGCTAGGCTCGTCGGCGATGGCTGCCAAGAACAAGAAGGGCGCCGGCGGCGACGGCACGAAGCTGATCGTCAGCAACCGGCGGGCCCGATTCGACTACCACCTCGACGACACCTTCGAGGCCGGCCTCGTGCTGCAGGGCACCGAGGTGAAGACGTTGCGTGGTGGCAAGGGCTCGCTCGCAGAGGCCTGGGTGAAGGTCGACCGGGACGGCGAGGCCTGGCTCATGCAGGCCCACATCCCCGAGTACGAGTACGGCAACCGCAACAACCACGACCCGGTCCGGCCGCGCAAGCTGCTGCTGCACCGCCGCGAACTCGAACGGCTGCGTCACGCGGTGGAGACCAAGGGCGTGACGCTGGTGCCGACCCGGCTGTACTTCCGCGACGGCCGTGCCAAACTGGAGTTCGCCGTCGGGCGCGGCAAGAACGTCGCCGACAAGCGGCAGACCGCCGCCAAGCGGGACGCCCAGCGCGAGATCGAACGAGCGCTCAAGCAGCGGCGCTGACGGCTACTCGGTCCGCGGCCACTTCAGCTGCGGCGCTCGCGGCCGACGGGTCCGGTGGGCATGGCGTCCGGGACGGGGACCGCCGGCCGGGCACGCGTCGGTGACCTTCCGGGCACGAAGGGCTGCGCGTGCCCGGCCGCGCGGGTTACACTGATCGGCCCGGCTCAGCCGGAAGGCCGACCGGGTTTGACAACTGCAGAGCGTCGAAACGCGCACACACCTGGGGCTGATTCGGTCTCGACCGTGGTCAGTCCGTTGCCATGGGAGCGTGCCGAGGGTGCTCACGCGACCTCGACAAAACGCGTGGGAAACCATAATCGCCAAGGACAACGACCTGGCTCTCGCGGCCTAAACACCCGCGACGATCCGCCCCTGACGCCTCGTAGGGGGACCGGATCGACATCACGAGGCTCCACCTCGCCGGCTCCGACCGTCGGGCCGGTGGGGGAAACCTTCGACGGTATGGATGCGGAGGCTGTCTGGCCCTGGAGCACCGCA
This is a stretch of genomic DNA from Egicoccus sp. AB-alg2. It encodes these proteins:
- the smpB gene encoding SsrA-binding protein SmpB, coding for MAAKNKKGAGGDGTKLIVSNRRARFDYHLDDTFEAGLVLQGTEVKTLRGGKGSLAEAWVKVDRDGEAWLMQAHIPEYEYGNRNNHDPVRPRKLLLHRRELERLRHAVETKGVTLVPTRLYFRDGRAKLEFAVGRGKNVADKRQTAAKRDAQREIERALKQRR